The genomic segment ATGTTCACATTTGGTAAACATttttatctaagaatttgattttgagattTAGTAAACAGACAAATAATATTTATAATTCAATCAACATctagtgaaaataaaaaaatagtagtCATTCAAATGAGaataattgaaataaataaatatagacGCAGACCACCAATAGACAACAAAATTATGCGACGGCATGCTCATGATCACTGATCTCACCAGCTCCACCCTACCAAACAGGGACAACAGTTTACCCTTCCATCCTGATAACCGATCTTTCACTTTATCCATGATTGGCATCACTGACTCCTTTTTAactcttcctttgaaaatttccaccccCAAGTACCTTGTAGGAACATACAAAGGGGAATCCCTAACTCCTCCGCTATAGCATGCTTTCTTTGAGAAGATGTATCCCTCAAAACAATTTTACTCTTCTCTAGATTGATTTTCTGCCCAAAAAACTCCTGATACTTACTAAGGAAGCTCTTTAAGTTTTTAACATACCTGATCGAAGCATTTGCaaagatgaatatatcatctgcaaaaagaatATGAGCAAGAGTGATCACCCCACGAGGGCCTTTGAGCGGTTGAATCATCTTCTCACCCACAAGCAAATGAAGACCTCTACATAACACCTCCTCTGCAAGGATGAAAAACAATGGGGATAGGGGATCCCCTTGTCTCAGCCCTCTCTCCACTCCAAAGTACCCAATCGGGCCACCATTAAGGAGAATTGACACTTTTGCAGAGGCCAACAACTGATGAACCCAGGATATCCAGTTCTCTGAAAACTTCCTCAGTACTTGGAACATAAAATCCCAAGAGATTGTGCCGTAAGCTTTctggatgtcaatcttcaacCCCATTCCACCCCCTCTGGAAGTAGAAAACAACAAGTTTGATAGCTCTGACGCCAAGGCAATATTAGAGTGAATGGTTTTGCCTTTTTGAAAGgccccctgctcttcagatatcATCCGAGGCAGCATCCCAAAAAGTCTTATAGCTATaattttttagataattttacaaaaaaaatttcccaaacATAATGGTCTAAATTTATCTAGAGAGCAAGCCCCCTCTGTCTTAGGAATTAGCACCAAAAAATTACTGTTAATCCCATATGGAATAATTCCTCTACTAAAAAACCTCTAACATCATTACAGACATCAACATAAATAATTTCCCAGCATACTCTATAAAACATACTTGGGATGCCATCCGTACCTAGAGAACTCTTAGGATCAAGCTCCCATATTGCCCCTTTGATTTCATCATTGGAAAGCATCCTATCCAACCTCCATCTATCCACATCTTCCAAGACTTGGGGGATGCAATCCAGCATGTACAGATGATCCATAGTAGGAGAACTCTTTAGAAAATTCTCATAATAATTTCTTAGATAAATCTCCAACTGAGGCTTCTCAGAAATTACCTAACCAACACCAACCTTCAAGCTTGTATTGTATTTTTCATTCTCTTAATTTTTTctgatatataaaaaaatttggaacTTCTATCACCCTGTAATCTCCATCTGGATCGAGCCTTCTCAGCCCAAATCTTCTCGTACCCCTCCATTGCCTTCATATGTCTCGATTTTGCATCAGCTTCCCGATCAAACAATTGATCATCCATGCCTTTCTCCTCAATCTCCATCTGGATCTCTTCAAGCCCCTTAAGCGCTTCTTGCACTTCCAAATTTACATTAGGAAAGGCACCTCTTGCCCACTCTCTTATATCTCCATTGAGCCTTTTAATTTTCTGACTAAAAACATCTATGGCAGATCCACTAATCCAGACGTCCCAGGATCCTTTCAATAACCAAAAAATTCTCGTGCTTTGCCTAAAATCTCTAAAATCGAAATGGACAATTCGGAGGTTTTACAAAATCCTCAGACACCACCAATAGTGGGGAGTGATCAGACGCACCATAGTGCAGCACTCTCTGATGGAAATCCTTAAAAACCGTGAACCAATCATCTGTGCAAAAGCTCCTGTCCAGCATTGCAACTACATTCCCCCTACGCCGGTTATTAGTCCAGGTAAACTTACGCCCCTGAGAAGGAATCTAGATAAGGGAGCACCCATCAACCATTGCTCCAAACCCAGCTACAGACCCCAAGTTAAAGGATCCTGAACCTCGTTTTTCATGAGCCTGAAGAGTCGCGTTGAAGCCGCCAAGGACCATCCAAGGAGTGCCTAGGCCCAGAGCAGACATAGCTAGGTTAGTCCATTGATCCCTTCTCACAACCCTGAAACAGTTTGCATGCACCACTGACAAAGTAAAAGGCCTCTGCTGCCACCAACACCTAACGTTACATGCTGATCAGAAAAGGAGATTACATCTGGCTTTCTCAAGCCTCTTCTCCATAAAACCCACAGGTTCGGGACCTTATCAGTCCTctcattatgaataaaatctgtATCAAAGCCAATACTATTGAAgaatttcttcaaaaatttttgaatctcCACCATAGGTTTGCTAAACATATAATATCCGGAGCCTCCTTCCTAACCAAATTCTCTAAGGCCAAGCCACCAACCTTCTTCTTGAtgcctctaatattccaaaacaaCACTATCATAATCACTTTTTTTGGAGTGCCAGCCGATCAGACTTATGAAAAGCCTACTCATGGGAAGCCATGTTCTTCCCTTTCTGTTTCCTTATTTCCTCCATGCTGCCCTCCATCTCCAGAGCTTGATTTTCCACTACCTCCACATCAGAATGATAAACAGCCATCGCTCCATATGAGTATTCCTACTGCATAACAACTTCTGAGCGAGTCGCCCTATGAACTAGACTCCTTCCACCCCATATACCACCACCCCTACATCTAGAAGCATATGTGTTAGACCCTCTCCAGCCGACTTCAGTCCAAGGTTGAGCATCTTCCTGATCATAAAAAGACTCCTAAATGTCCTCATTGTGGACTTCTTTAGGGACCGACCCTAGTCTGAGATCCGATCCATCATCCGCTCCAGCAGTGGATCCACTATCTTGAGCCAAATCAGGCTCATTTGAGCCATTATTCACCTCAATATTCTCCTTATTAGTTTCCAAATtaggactcttctcaaaaggaaTGACAATTTCaaactctccctgtgtttggaCTCCTTCCATATACGATGGAATATTCTCCCTTGAATGAGAGTGAGATAAGGAAGATTCTCCCCTAACCTGGGAAGGAGATTTTCCCAAATTGGAAActaatttttttggaaattcaCCAACACGATCAGCCTCTGTCCGCTCAGCACCACCACTCTCTGCTATGGCCACCGCCGCTAAATCTTCCTTCTCTCTAGTATGATCAGAGAGAATTTTCCTCTCCCTACACTCAGCAAAGGCATGACCAACCTTTTCGCAGAAGCTGCATTTGTACAGGTCATCTtcatatattattatctgtttgAACCAGAATATCTCATCTGAACCAGGTTGTTTTCTTTCTACATGAAGTTCCTCCACCCTTCTAGACCCCTATCACCACCTCCAGTTGGACTCATGCAAAGTTTCCCATTGCAGCCGACCTTGTACATTTATCCAAAGCCATTGGCCTCCCCGCCCCCTTGGCCATTGAAAGAAGTATCTTCTCGTGCCAGTGTTCTAGAGGGAGTTTTGGAAATCTGATCCAAACAAGCTTGGTAGGTTTGTGCACCGCATTGACATCGAAATCTGGTTTCCATCATTGAAAACGAATGAATTGACCACGAACTTTTATCAGATTCCTTCTCCAGATGTTAGCCATATCACCTTCCAACTCAAACTAAAAGAGGATAAATCCTTTCCCCATTGGAGACAAGGCTACTCTTCCCTTCAAATGCCATCCTTCAGTAGCGACCTTTCGAATATCATCCATTGATAGAAATCTGAAATTGGTCCTACCTATCAAGGCAAATTTGAACCTTACCAACCTCTCCTCATATGCCTCCTGAGGAATGACAATCTTCGTTCTCGACCCAGCAATGATTGGTTCTGGAagcaaatcaacatcaagaagaGCACTTCCAACCACCGACGAAAAACTTCTCCTTGAAACATCATGGCCACCCTGATGCTGCTCCCTTCCACCTCCATCTTCTCCCACTACCTTATCCGAACTCTTCTCTACAGACCCCTCACCTTTAGGGCCTTGGTCTGACACCTCCTTCTATTAAGGCATCCAAAATTCAGTTAGACGGAGTTGTCATCCATGATCTGACGGGCGGCCACCCCCAGGATCATGATTAGATTCAAGGTTTCCTACAGCCAAACTCATCTCATTGGGGAATCTCATCTAATTCCTAATAGGATTCTGAAGGTTCCACTCTTAAGTCTCTAATACACTCTACGTTAGACCTCTCATTTGTCTTATAAATAGAGGGAGACTTTAGCATTTGAGACACAGaacaagtcccttgagttattCAAGTTTGTGTTCCTAATTTTGATTCTTATggatttttattggattttttatatCCATTGTGTGAGTGCtttgttttctagtttgagCACAACCCTATAGCATTCGAAGGGGTCCAGTAGTAGAGTGAACGATTATTGGGGGAGCCATTGggctgttttatcttggaggccgATTTACATTATTCCTGGTTGCACCATAGGGGGCAGATACGGTCTTAAAGATAGTGTCAAGTGACATGACTCAGCCCACTAATTTTATAACAATTTCTATTATAGGATTATGAGAATTCCATGCAAATGATATATTGAAAGTTCTCCTATACAAAGGTGACTCTTAGGTTTTCTCTTTCTATATTCTAACACATAATTTTCCTACAATTCTTAAGACCGTAGAAACTTAGTTTATTGAGAGAACAAAATCCTTGACATGGTTAGTAGGATTGTGTCGATGATGGAGAATCTAAAGGATTATCCCCAACCTTGATAAAAGTAAAACTCATTTGATAGTTCAAATTAAAAAGTTGGTAAAATATGTGACCCACGGGGTTTTGAAGTTTTTACAATAAATGACAACCCAATTGGTGGTTACcaattaaattgtatttcttcagatttgaaaTTATTAGAATGCTTGAGAAAATCTTGTCATTAATTGGTTTTTAATTTAACCATCAAAACGGTTCATAATTGAAAAATTGTTAAGACCCATTCATTATGCATTGACTTGTTGAAAAGTATTTGATCATGGATTTCAAAAAATCAGAATATTTTGATACTAGTATTCTATACTTAAATGATTTATCATATAATAACTATCCAATATTTGGTATTGATGGAACAATCCATCTATAAGAAGGTAGTCATTTCTTATGGTTTTCTTAGGATTGTCTTGCTTTCGGTAAGTTGACTCAAAAGAATTTGAGTCTTATAATTTCAgagatatttttttctaagtagCGTAAGTATTAAAACAAAGAGGTATGGAGTGTGattttcaaatctaaatattttcaagaattatgagataaaaaattattattttctatgTATCTATTTTAACTTTAATATTTATAGATCATGGATTGAGATTTCTCAACAGTCCAAGATGATGTAAATATTTATCTTTATATTGTTGAGAATGAATTGTTTGAGAAAGGTTTTACTATAATCCCATATACCTTGTGCCTGTTGAAAGTTTTTCTAACAAATTTTTTTGGTCCAATTATGTGAATTCAATGATAGTTTGAAGCAAAATTAAATGATTTATATGACTGATTGAGGGAACTTGTCCAGACTTGGGTAACACCAAGGGTATGTGATTGGATCTATCTTATAAGTATAAATAATTAGTGAAACTGTTATGATTGTAAATGTATTTGCAGCCCATtttatagataaaaatattactcACATGACCTTATTCGTCAATATTTATGGTGTAAAGGTTTATGACCAAGTTGATTTTCAAAGTGAAAATTAAATACATGTATATGTTGAATATAGATTATTATATGTTATGAATTGTGTAAAGTCAGGATTGGATTTTAACATCCAAGTAATATTATCTAATTAGATAATTGAGATTAAAGTTGTGCTCAATCCATTCAGACCACACCATGGATCATTTGAATAGTTTAAATTAGGATACTAGTGGAGACCCAAACTGAGTTGTCTCAGTAGTTTTTCAGATTAATTTGTATTATCTGATTTAAACATTGGATCAAGTGATCCAATTAAGACTAAATTGGACCGTATGACAATCTGAATCAAACAGTATTATAGTTTGCCTAAATAAACCAATTGTAAGGCAAGACAGTCTTAGCTTTTCCATCATTATTTTTGTGATGCAACAGTTTTGTAGTCAAACTcattttagaaatttatttgACATATGTTGCACCATGCTCATTGGTCATTTTTTCAATGAgttatttagaatttttttatttcatttgtcTACTTTTTAGTTGGATATTAAATCCATAATATCGGAAAAAGATTTTATTTAGTCTAATGTATTGGTAGTTCAAGCCAGTTGACTAAGTTTGTTGACTGTTTAAATTAAGGACATTTACATGACATATTACATATTGGTTCACAAGAAGTCTGAAGAATTATTCATATGCATATGGGAAAAATACATGATATGTATGATGTTCATTTTTTGAATTCATGTATGATTTATCCTATATTTTTTAAGCATTTGATTTACCATGAAATTATGGGGGATTTCAATTGTCATggtatatgcattgttatagtGGCATAGTACAATTGAAAATATCAAGTGATGATGTTTTTAACAAGTGAAGattaaccaaggaaaaatataaataaaaaaaatttggaagatGACATAGTTACTTATCTTTATTGATAAGGTTCATCTGATTTGTCAAGATGATGTAACATCTTaaaaaaaccatggaagaaagcAATTAGAGGAATTAAATtcaataattatttaaattagtTGATTTATCTTTCAGAGTGAAGGTTAATATGCTTGACGGATATTTGagttaaaattaaaatttgatggATCACTTGATAAATTTAAGGTCAGGTTAGTAGTCAAAGGCttcaaatacaagaaaaattatACATGAACAAAAATCACAAGGTTTGAAAACTTGTGAAGTTTTTGTATGGCTTAAAGTTAACATCTGCACAATGACATAAAACTTGATAATGTGTTATGGTTTTATTTGAATGATGTTGATGGATGTGATTATAGTGAGTATCACACTGACaaagtatttttatttattgataaaAACAACAGAGAACCTCCTATAGACTTAAGGACATGAGAGAAGTTGAtatgatttaaaaattaaaatcattggAGGATAATATGAGATAATTCCCAAGCCCATTCTGTTGATAAAATGTATTGTTATTTTGACTATACATCAGTGTTGACTCTATTTATTGTTGGTGGTTatttataaagaaagaaaaacggTGAACAAGTTTCAcaaaagaaatattttcatattgtGGTGTTGATTCTTTTAAATGATAACACCTGATATAGCTCATGCTATTAAAAAGTTAAGCCAACATACTATGAATCCAGGAAGGGAATACTGTAATGCATTCAATCAGGTTGTTAAGGTAATTAAAAGGTGTTATGGATCATTGCTTATATTATTTTGGTAACCTAGTTAGTCTTGAAAGATTTTGTGACACTAACTGAATGTTTGACTCACAAAAAACTTTAGCTATTATTGGATATATATTCGTTTTAGATGGTGGGATGATTTCTTGAAAATCGGTTAAATAAACCTATGATATAGGTTCCACCATGGAAGCTAAATTTGAAACTTAAAAAAGTTGGTTCTAAAGCTGAATGGCTAAAGAACTTAGTAGCAGATATACCATTATGGCCTATGTCAGTTCCTCCAATGTGTCTATATATTCTTAAACATAACTTAGTGAGGTAATATGAAATAATGGTATTTACCATTGATATCAACTTTTCAAAGTCAAGGAGGAATGAAGTAGACGTGTTTATAAATCCTTGGCTCACCAAAGTTATTTAAAAGACATCTAAAGGAATAGACCTGAGGCCCATGTCATAAGACAAAgtgatggacacccaacctatgtgaTAGGAGATCCCTGGAATGAGGTTCAAAGGGTAAAAACGAAATCACTGGATGACTTGATTAGTACTATCATGTGCCTATTCTGGATTAAATGTGGAAGATAGTACTCACCATAATGACTAGGAGGATGGGTTATAAAACTCTTAATTGGCTAATACTCATGTCAGATGGGGGTATGTTAACTGTGGAGCATGCTATGTGCTGGCCTAAGTGGATGTAGGGGGTGTGGCCGCCTCCGATGAGAATTTTACGGGCAGattctctaaacattcatgaTTTCAAGATGGGGACAAAGGCCAAAATTATCCACAATATAAAAAGAGTGACTATGACGTTGGGTGGTAGGATATGGATGGTAAGTCTGTCGCCTACACCAATAAGGAAAAGTTCAAGAAGTCTAACTTCACCTATACTCTGTAGCGTGGCTTATCAGACCTAGTGTAGATTCAAGTTTGAAAGACATCTACAACGATGTGTCCTACCATTCTAAAGTGCTCAGACtacatttttttgtatttaattGTTTTTACCAATATTTTAAATCTTGTGGGGGAATTGTTGGTTTTAAaacaagtatttaaaaaaattgaagatgcAAAATAGCTTTAAATAGTTGTTTAAATACAAAATAACTTTTACAAGTTTTATACCCCATCGTTTATTTGTCAATTCAGTTTTGGAgacattttattctcttcttcaaggCTCATTATCGCTTCAGTTGCTAAAGATTTATGTAGTGTCAACTTTCCTTTGGTTTTAAAGTCTCTTTATTACAAAGTATCTTCTTAATTCATCTTCTTAATGTCCCCTAATTCTTTATCTCATTTGTCTTATCAATAGAGGGAGACTTTAGCATATGAGACACGGAATAAGTCCCTTAAGTTATTCAAGTGTGTGTTCCTAATTTTGATTCTTGTggatttttattggattttttatatGTCCATTGTGTGAGTGTTTTGTTTTCTAGTCTGAGCACAACCCTATAGCATTTGAAGGGGTCCAGTAGTCGAGTGCACGATGGGGGAGCCATTGGGCTGTTTTATCTTGGAAGCTGATTTGCATTATTCGCGATTGATAGGGGACATCTACAGTTTTAAggacagtgtcaagtgacaTAACTCAGCCCACCAATTTTCTAACAATTTCTATTACAGGTCTATGATAATTCCATGTAGATGATATATTGAAATTTTTCCTATACAAAGGAGACTCTTaggtttgctctctcaatatTCTGACACATAATTTCCCTACACATATGCATCATCATTGGCTGGCGCTCTTATGgtcatctttttatttattttttgttcatttttttgaaaTCCTTTCATTAGTATATTGAAGTCATTTCATGGATGCGTTGGACCATCTTTGGGCCAAGTTTGATCTAAGAGAAatctactattttttttatttcaacttGGCACTCTTTGCTtgtttatttaatatttttcttagcTCATCTTTGATTATTGATTCTAAGTTATTTTGAATAATAAAGAAAGGTGGTAAGTTGacatgaaatttttgttttattaggcTTTAGATAAAGTCCAGCTTGGTGATGaagttagaaagaaaaaagggatgCTTGATTTTGCAAGTTGGTTTCTTCGCATATTCACTCTATACCAAAGTTTCTCAATATCAATTTATCCATTCACAAGGGCATAATACTTACAAACTTCGTATTGtatgatataattttttttttattctagtgCATAACCTAACCTCCCAACCCATTTTTGACAAAAGTAGGAGAAGAAAAGTAAATGGAAATATGATCCTGAATAACTAACTCATTTTCATATggtggtttatttttatttatttatttatttattttttgctgaAGATGGATtatattaaagagaaaaaataagatgAGATACAATCAACCAAGAATAAATGAAACTCAAGCGAGCATCGCAACCCCAgcccccaccttcagcattgccatcagcagggaaaaGGATGCGAACTAACAAAATCTATAATTTGGATGGCCTTCAGCATCTCTTCTGATCAGATCTTTTAAATGATCAGAGAAAATGATATTAGAGTCTAAAATCCCCATCTTTACTGCATCTCTAGCCAGATAATCGGCAATCGAGTTTGCCTCCctgaagttgtgagttattttccatgaaATTTCCTCCAAGAAAGGTTAAAGGAAGATCCATCTCTGAATGGCAAActatgggattttctttttctggaagGATATCGCAACTGCACTGGAATCTGTCTCCACCCATAAGCGAGTAATTCCCATTTCTCGAGTACGCATCAGACCCACCATTAGCCCTTCCACCTCCGCCTGGAAGACCTTTGAGACCcctataaaaattttataggagtCCATAACAGCTCCCATATGATAGTGAAAGATCCCACCAGATCCTGCTCGACCAGGATTGCCCATAGAGCTTCCATCGAAGTTTAGTTTGATCCAATTTACCTGAGACCTACACCAATAAACCTCTAAGATGGGCAAAGTTGGCTTATTCTGAATCAATAAGCCAAGTTTTCTGTAGCAAATAACATTAGCGGCGGTTTTCACATCTCCTTTGGTGCTAGGTTTGGAGCATTTAATATCCTCAAGAATCATTTGCTTGATGAAGTTTATCGGCCTGACCTTGCCTTCGTGCCTTCTGTTATTTCTTTTATGCCAAATGTGGTCAGCCACCGTAATTAACCCCAGAGCCCACACCTCTTTGCAGCAAACAATTTTAagcttccttttccaccattgaaGAAAATCAGCCATGGAATCCAATTTCTTCCGAACCACATTGACGCAGCCACTGAAGAACATCCATAATTCCTTTGCGAAGGAGCATTGAAGGAAAATGTGAACCATAGTCTCAGCCTCCACGCCACACAAGCTGCATCTTGAAACCAAAGCAAtgccctttttttgaaatgCTTCATCCATTTGTAGTTTTCCATGCGCCATCCTCCACCAAAAAATGGATGCTCTTGgctgtaattttttattctagATCAGAGGAGCCCATGGAACTTTAGGATTGCTGCTCCTGTCCCAGGCAGAATTAGTGCTAAAACTCCCATCAGAAGACAAACTCCATAAACACATGTCCTCACAGGCATACGAAGGAATTTTGATATCTCGGATCTTTTCAAATATGCTTTACAATAAGGGTGATCTAACATTAGGCAATTTCCAATGGTAATTTTCAATAAAGTCACTAACCTTACCCTCGAAGGGGAGACTAGGACCATTCTCGAGGTCGACCATTCCCAAGATGGATTTGTTACCCAACCATTTATCAGTCcagaaatttatatttttaccaTTTCTGATCAACCAAGCTTCTTTTGAGGACATAAAATCCCACATCTTTCTAAATCCTAGCCAAATAGAGGAGGACTTATAACTTGATTTGAAAGATCCATCACTCCTAAGAAAACTCTCCCTTAGGAAGCTGCAGGCTAAAGATTTCTCATGTCTTACCCTCCAAACCATATTGTATAGCATTGCTTTATTTATGTCTCTGAGCCTACGTAACCCCAACCCTCCTTCATCCTTGGGCCTACAACACACATCCCATCGGACTGTGATATTTTTTGTTGAATCAACCTCACCGGTCCagatgaagttcttcatccaccTTTTCATAATAGCAATAAGGGTTGATGCATTTTTCATATGGTGGTTATCATAGTGACTGAGAATAGAGAAAATTGAAGTATGGGTCAAAGGTAGTTAGTTTGTCTAGGACGGGCACCACTCAAGATGAGCAAAGTATTGATACTCGATGAAGCTACCGCATCAGTGGATACTATAAATGACTATCTAATTCAGCAAACACTGAGAAAACACTTCTCAGGGTCTACTATAATCACAATTGCTCATAGAATAATAACAATTCTTGATATCAATCTGGTCCTCCTTCTTGATAATGGCTAGTAGCTAGTAG from the Macadamia integrifolia cultivar HAES 741 unplaced genomic scaffold, SCU_Mint_v3 scaffold3425, whole genome shotgun sequence genome contains:
- the LOC122068127 gene encoding uncharacterized protein LOC122068127; protein product: MAHGKLQMDEAFQKKGIALVSRCSLCGVEAETMVHIFLQCSFAKELWMFFSGCVNVVRKKLDSMADFLQWWKRKLKIVCCKEVWALGLITVADHIWHKRNNRRHEGKVRPINFIKQMILEDIKCSKPSTKGDVKTAANVICYRKLGLLIQNKPTLPILEVYWCRSQVNWIKLNFDGSSMGNPGRAGSGGIFHYHMGAVMDSYKIFIGVSKVFQAEVEGLMVGLMRTREMGITRLWVETDSSAVAISFQKKKIP